atctttattTAGAGGATAGCAATTAAGATGAAAAAAAagttgatattttttatgtcattatatattgctatacattattaatatttaaggTAGATATCAAAATAGTCTTaatgttttttgttttatttatatctcaaatattttaaaaataatttaatattattcttattttaatgtCATAAAAAGTActaattaaaagtttatatcttttcaaattctaactgtttatgtaatttattagaaaaaaatgattttatgattagtttaaattttaaaaacaattcaataataaatatataattcagatctatctatatagtaaaaatatgcaatacacttataatttaataaaaaaaaaacatttaagtAACGACATCTATTgttgcatttgaatttttagGATTAGTTTCTTCTACTAAATTAGAATCTCTCGTTTTGAAGGTCAAATAATGAAAGCATCATGTAGTTTGGAATGTAGCAATGTCAAAACTCATAACAATGAATAAGTATATTGGATTTGAGCCATTGATTTtgggagaaagaaagagagagaggataaTTGGCCACCTTATTTGGGGGCAATTATGTCAGAGTGATTAGGATGTTTGTTAAGGAGTTGGGAAACTATGCCACGTGGAGGGCAGACAGGGCTTGATGCTGAGTGGGTCACGTGCTCAAGTGACATTGACACGTGGGGCCGGATACGGTATACCAGAACCGAGTCTACGTACTCGGATGAGTGAAAccaattaaaacttaaaagactTGGTCTCTTCAATCATCTTATGCTTATGTTACGTGGCCTTTGCTtctagaatcaataatatcaaattaAGCTCTAAATGAAAGactaatataacaaataatcaagtaatttaattagttattgttgagtcaattttattattgttgaaattgataGGTGTGATGTGATTCTCAGGTCTTATCAACTGGATAATTAATGTATTGGTGATATAGTGCTgaatagaataataatttagtAGTCATTATCATATACTTGTTTTATTGTGaagctttcattttttttttcttattttatgtttataattaaaaatgtgTTTTGAGAACATATTAGGATATGGTAGCCTGTGTCAACTTAAAGTTGGCAAAACTTCTTTGtccgatttttatattttcaatattttgtcctttgatttttatattatatattattattattattatcaaaaagaatttttttgcaTTTGCTGAAAATACAGATATTACATAATGTTATTTCAAAatggtaaaataaaataaaaaaatattgtactTATTTGACTaggtaataactaataataaagtTATTTATGATCAGCACTGGCTTATGGCTGGCAAGCACACACAATTTGTACGCAACAAGCTCATCCCAATTTTTCTAGACTTCAAAATCTTAATGCTctccaaatttaattaaatatttacacttaagaagaaatttgaggtttatttattacaacaaaaaaatttcattgtttTTTAACGAATTTAAAGGAATATATAGGACGAGTTGGGTCCTGCAAGTTTCTTTTGAATTGAATATGTATGTACTTGGAAAACCAAGTTTGGTTGAAATATGCATGCATgataataatacataatatatGACGTTATATAAtaatgccaaataaatacaGATAAATCACCGCCAAACATTATCCCTAAAATTTAGTATCATTGATCTTTGATAATGTTCATATATCATATGCTTAAGTACAGGATGAATCCTCCTTTAAATCTCTTCTATGGTGCAAGTTGGCTACTATTTATTAACTATTAACTATTATGTAATGCATATTGACGATGAAAGAATATTGTACTCTACTAGTTTGAGACGATTTTGGATATATATTTGTATCATAAAGTAATAATTAAAGAACACTTTATGAGATCAGTAATTGGGTAGTGTGTCTAATCAATCtatatactaatataaaatGCAAATATCTTATCCCTATAACCTCTATATATTATTAACGTAAAATATTTGAAGTTCATTAAGCATAGATCATGCAAACGTTGACAAACTTTTTAATAATGTGTGTAAACGTTTAACTTATTGAATTCTAATTACAAGTTATATTTATCATTTGTgcaaaattttactaaaaaatgATCAAATAATTTACTTATATATTATGTTGATTTAAATGTGCATAAAAAAATCTATCaaacaatatttaaattagcataaaatttataaatatgatctataacatgaattttgaatccAATTATTAGTTTTTGTAAAAACTTTCAGTAGTAAAAACTTAATAGGGTAAGAATTGAGTTTGACTTCATTTCCATAAGAGTATCCCAAAAACCTTGAAAGAATTATTATctgattaattataataatttcaaTGCTTCTTTATAGGcatttatttgcattttctgAAGGTCCTACTTAGgaattatgaattatcccaCAAAAGTATATATATGACAAGAATCATTAATGAGAAAATCAATATTGTGAGATATCACAGCATGACACTCAAATATTAAAGTGAGGTGGGGGAGGGTATCATTCATAGGTAAGGTTagttatttgatcaaatcaaactTGGAAGATTTCCAAGAGGTAGTTGGTTAGTTGCTTTAGCAATAGAGGGTCTCAATGATGGGGTCCCCTTTCTCTTGATCATGTCCCTCTATGCATCACAACCAATCCCTACATAGTTTCCCAACAAAATAGCATGATTTGAGTTCCAATGGCTAAGGTAGAAAGCTCCTTCAACCTTTGAAAAAGTCTAGACCAAGGGTTGAAGCACATTAGATTTAGTGTTGTATCAGCTATTCAATTATTAGggggaaaataaagaaaatccaaaattaTGAGCAGATAGAATCATAGAATTGATTTTGGGGACTATAGTTCTAGAACTGAAACCAAAAAATGCTATAAGCTTCTTTTATCCAAAAGGAATCAAACAAGGTAATTAAAGAAACAACATTTCAATACTAATGATTATGATAAAGGTCAGACATGATGCTGAAAGTTTTTAATAATGGACAAAAGCATGCAAGGgagtgaaaaagaaagcttAGATTGTTGGGTAGCAAAAGTACATTTGCTATTTGAATGATTTATATGATTATGTTGAATGGCATATCAGTATCACAATAATGACTTTATATATGCAAATCACAGAATCAACCTTCATAttaataatttcaataattgagattttgagAGATAAGTGTGGTTGGTTACAGACACTGAACTACTGAAGCTACCAAGAAATCTACAGAGACATCATTTCATCAATTCCACTTGCTACATCAGCTATGAATATGCTACCTGAATCACACCATCCACCCAAAACATCTTCTTTGGAGCTCTGCAATGTAAAACACATTAATTAGATAGAAGCAAAGTGCAAGAATGAAATTTGCAACTTCTACAAAAGTAAGAACAAACTAATCATAATGAAAATTTGGTAAGAAACTCAGTTACAGTACCTTACTAAAGCCAAGCCAGTTCGAGTCACCTCTAAATGAAAACAACTTGTTGGTTTCTTTCCAAGTTCCACACAAGACCTGTTTGAAATTGTTTAGCCTTATGAGCATCTACAGGAATATTCTGTGAAACATCTTATTACAAAGAATGCTCAGAATAGTGAGTCACAGAAAATCAGTTTAACATAAGCAGCGACATTATGCTCATGACTCATTATCTCATTGTACATGGTGTTATTCATTGGTTGTAAAATTGTCTGAAAAAGAGTTACCTCATAATCAACCCCTTGAATATAAATGTAATTAGGGTCAATTGTTGAGAAAGCAAGTCCTGTTATCTGCAGTAATAATAACATTATACTTTATTATAATCAGTTATATAAAGTAACCAAACAAAGCTACTCAGATTTTCCAAAATGAATAACACAGGAAATCAACTTAAAACACATAGTTAGGACAAAGAGAAGTACATGGTAAATAGGGTTTTTCAATTATACACAAGAACCTGAACATATAGCAATAATGTAATAAATACTTAACAATAATTACAGCGACTACATAATATTTTTCACAACTGTTTCCACAGCAAACTTATACCCTAACAGTAAAATACATAAAGATGTCTAAGATATTACAATTTCTTCATGAAAGATTCATCAAAAGCAGGATCGAAGTAGTTGAGAAAGATGAAGGCAGAGAAAtatatttaaagtttaaactgaCCTCAAATTTAGAGCAGTGCACCCATCTAGACAATGCCGACCATCTATATATACAAATGTAATATACAGGCTAAGATTAATCCAACAAGGTAAGGattaaaccaaaagaaaaaaagtgtgtTCTATAATGGCAATTGCTGAACACATATACTTGTTTTATCTAGAAGCCTAGAAGGCAACTAACCTGCGAGGATCATAAACAGTCACAGTACGATCTGCTCCACCCACAGCAACATTACCAGTGGAAGAACTGCAGACAGAATATAAGATGTCACCAGGGGTACCACAAATTCGTTGTAAACAACCACCATTTTCTTTCATTCTCAAGTCCCATAAAGTCAGCTGCAATTATATTAAATGATGTTGCTCAGAAATAGATACCAATAAAGGATATAAGGAAAGGAAGAATTCATAATGACAATAAAGCATTAAAGAAACTATGAACTGAAAAAATTCACCTGGCATCCTTCGGTAACAGCTATTACAGGACTCTGGTTTCCATTAACTACATTCTGCATGAAGTTTAAGGAGGTAGGATGCCAAAGCCTGAAATATGGAAAAATAACTAAGGAATTCTAGCAACTAAAAGTGAACATATACAAAATTTAGCAGATTTTATCAGTTATTCCTTTGCTTCCACAAGTAAATACCAGGTCACTTAATATCACTTATGTCCaaggaaacaaaaaagaaaaattaagaaaataagcCAATTTATGTAATTAAAGTAAGCTAGATACATAAACTTGATTGCcttgactaataagaaaaaaaacaacACACTGCACAGGAACTGAACTGAAATGTGAACCAAAacaagagaagagagaaatcaACAATTGAGATTAAAGTGAACAACATACAATTCTTAATTTCTGATCATCAAAAATAAATAGCCAAAGAAATATTGTAAATTGTCAAAGTTAGGTCATATTCAAGTCTAAAGGGTATTGCATGGATGGAAAAATAAGAATGAATCATGGAGAAGCAATTAAGGGCAGGTACTTATTCCTATTTccataaaatttaagataaaagtGTTGAAGTACTGTACAGAATCCTTACGGTCGTAACGTACGAACATGTATGTCCTGATCATAAATATCAATCGTTTTGCAAAAGCTACGTGCAACAGCTGCCTGGAAAACAGCACAAATATCACAGATCATAACCAAGAGGGCAAGCATATTAACTCTACACACTAGTTTAATAACATCAGCAGCGATAATCAACAAGAGGGTTAAGAtcacaagaaagtaaaatattaGTCTTGGTCTCTACACATTTGATTAAGGAAATAGCTCACCATAGACCATTGACTTGGGCTAAAGCAAAGTCCTGACCAACTTCCTTCCCCAATACCATTATCAGGAGGCAACACTGAATACGTAAGCCTGTCAACATCTACAGAAAGGCAACTCTTATTCAAGTCAGTGATAAACTCCGgcttactttttttcttttcttttctgagTAGCATTATTTCTCTCAGAATCCAGCAAGACAGTATATACAATAACCAGGTTTTTGTGTTCCTTAGAATCTTAGCATTGTAAAAGGAATAAATTATGTAAATCTAACTAGTTGCCTCTAGACAAAAATGATATACTTGACAAAAAGTTCATAGTTGCCTCTAGACAAAAATCAAGTATGTTTTCTTCTCCAAGCAAACttgaacataaaaattaattctgaGTGCAAGGAAAGTCAGAATAAATAAGTACCTCTACCAGATGTATCTAGTTTGGATACAATAAGATGACCATAAGAATCCACACTTCCTAATATTAAGTAGCCATTACCTGAAAAATGCATCAAGTTCAATCATGCATGCTATTGCATTATAAGGTAGCTAAACAGGGTATtagatttaaaataataatcatGCTGTATTGCTGTTTAACCACATACTCTCAGTGTCGGCAAGAACAATACTCTGAATTTCGGAACGATGAGGACAGCGATTGATTATCGATGAGGCAATAATCTACAAGATGCCATGTTATGCAAACTTgctaaatcaataaataaaaattatgatttaaGCATCTGGTATTTTACAATATACCTCAGTTTGTTGAGGAATCAAGAggctttcttttcctttgttgaCTGAAGATTCTTCCAGAGCAATCTACATATCAGATATGCTTTTTTGAGTTAAGTAAAACAGAGTCAGAAATCACGTAACTCAGCATTTGAAATGAAAAGTGAAAAGCAGGAACCTGGAGATTATAGATGTGAGGACCAGAGGCTATGTAGAGAAAACAAGAACGGGAAGAGTCATGGCTGACCTGAGAGGGAAAaacgaagaaagtaagaaagttAGAAACTTTAAGAGAAAATGAATTGATAGAGAGGGGAACGAACATGGAGAGCGAGGCGAGTAGATTGAAGGCTTCCGGGAGATGGATTCTCGATGAGGGTGGTCGGAACCACCGCTTTCTTCAGACACCTAGCTTCCAACATCTCTCTGCTTCTGCTTTCACCACTTTTTGACCTTTTATTATATTGAGTTTTTAAAATGATATCTAGTCTCAAAAAATGTTTAAACGGTTACCATTTAccaattttaatgtataaataatattattgttatattatataataatcttttattttaaatattatttttagttactAGTTAGGGTTTGTTGATACTGTGTTAATTAATTCAGTTAATGTGTTACAAGATTCCAAGAGTTTCTTCCTTTCTCTCGTTTTACATAATACATAAAATCCTATAATTTTGCATTCAATACCATGCCTTCTAGTTTGTGAATCAATTGGTATACGCGTTCTGCAATAAACGGTGTACGCACAGCGGGATCGCAAAACTTTGTTCTTTCTTTCAAACTGTAAATCactagaagagaaattaaagaaaaactctAATTTATTTGGGATCAGAGAGGATGTCATATCGagaacaaaaaatcaaataaatacaaCAGCGCAacataattagaataaaattatattatcaaCATGCTCGGATAATATACTTGTCAACTGTAAAATTACAAAATGGTTATTTATATCCTAACTAGCCCAGCCAACAGCTACGAAGAGCAATGCAGGAATAACGCAGCTCCAGATACCAATACCAACAAAGCTGATATTTCCGAGTAGAACCAAAATTAGATATCTCCTTCAAAGATTTTCCTGTTAAAATGTCAGAACCCTATAATTTCCGATTACTAAGTATACATGCCAATTAccatttctaaaaaaaatgcaTTCATAGCCCTCAGATCTCATAGCTATACAGAAATCATGTGTAGTTTAAACGGGTTTCATTAACAGCCTTCTTGCACCATTGCCttgatcattattattattattattatttctaaatATAAGAGTACTTCATCCagtcacacacacacacaaacacacccACACATACACAGAGATGgattaagagagagagagaaagagagagagatagagtcAATGGTGCATGTCCAGCCAGAAAACAGAACCACGTAGCTACTCAATAGTCTAATTTCTCCATCATTGGGCAGCACTAACATACACGAACAAAAACAACAGAAAATTAGTGagctaacaataataatagtcAGAAAAAGCCCTCAGATCTCATAGCTTAATAGAGAATCATATGCGGCTT
The Arachis duranensis cultivar V14167 chromosome 5, aradu.V14167.gnm2.J7QH, whole genome shotgun sequence genome window above contains:
- the LOC107491619 gene encoding uncharacterized protein LOC107491619; this translates as MLEARCLKKAVVPTTLIENPSPGSLQSTRLALHVSHDSSRSCFLYIASGPHIYNLQIALEESSVNKGKESLLIPQQTEIIASSIINRCPHRSEIQSIVLADTESNGYLILGSVDSYGHLIVSKLDTSGRDVDRLTYSVLPPDNGIGEGSWSGLCFSPSQWSMAAVARSFCKTIDIYDQDIHVRTLRPLWHPTSLNFMQNVVNGNQSPVIAVTEGCQLTLWDLRMKENGGCLQRICGTPGDILYSVCSSSTGNVAVGGADRTVTVYDPRRWSALSRWVHCSKFEITGLAFSTIDPNYIYIQGVDYEVLCGTWKETNKLFSFRGDSNWLGFSKSSKEDVLGGWCDSGSIFIADVASGIDEMMSL